Genomic DNA from Borrelia puertoricensis:
TTATTTTCAGTTTGCATATAGATTGTATGCAAAAATAATAGTTTTTGTCAAAATAAAAGAAACAAATACATATACGATAAAATATCTACATTTTTATGTATCTGTACTAATTGGGGGGGAACTTAAAAATGGTAAAAATCTTAAATTTATTTTTTATTTAATTAAAATTATTTCAATAATAATGCTAATAAAATACCTAAAGTAAGAGTTATGATAGTACCAAACATCCAATTATGGAGTTTAGATGTGTTTTTAAATTCTAATGTAGATTTCTCTATCTTATTATCAAGTTCATTGAATTTAGTATCTATCTTATTATCAAGGTCCTTAATATCAGATTTTAAAGTTGTCTCAACCCTTTGAATCTCAGATTGTAAGAGAGCTTCAACTTTTTCAAGCTTAAGGTTAAAGTTACTCTCAACGGTGTCTATTTTTTTATCGAGTTCATTAAATTTAGTATCTATTTTGGTATTAAGCTCATCCTTAACACTACTAATCCCATCTTCTAAGTGTTTCAATTTTATATCAAAGTTTTCTTTTAAGAATTCAATATCTTTGTGCGTAAGCTCATTACGATAATACCTATAAGACAGATCAATAGCAATATCTCTCTTAATACCGGCTTTAGTAAGTTCAGCTATAACCATTTGCTGTGTAATAACTCGTT
This window encodes:
- the bdr gene encoding Bdr family repetitive protein, coding for MGLAQRVITQQMVIAELTKAGIKRDIAIDLSYRYYRNELTHKDIEFLKENFDIKLKHLEDGISSVKDELNTKIDTKFNELDKKIDTVESNFNLKLEKVEALLQSEIQRVETTLKSDIKDLDNKIDTKFNELDNKIEKSTLEFKNTSKLHNWMFGTIITLTLGILLALLLK